The sequence AAGGACTCCGCAGGGATTTTCATGCTTGCAATCCCCAGGCTAGCACTAGAACCTTTAATCAAATGAGCCTCCTGTTCGATCTTGGTGTAGTCATTAGCAGCGATCGCAGCTTTTAGCGCCTCAAAATGGAGTGGAATCGTCTCAACAAACGCCTGAAGCAATTCTTTTTGAAATTCCTCATTACTGCCAGAGACTAGATCGAGATAATTCCTATCGATCGTTATCTGCGCCCTATCGACAGGAACTCCTTCTTGTGCTAAGGCAACAAGCACAGGTTCTTCGATATGCTCCTCTATCTCTATGCCATTTGCCCCGTCAGAAATATTGCCTGACAAGATTGTCGTTTCCCATTCTGCCAGCTTAGCCGCTAACTCCTCTTTGCGGATAGGCTTGCTGAGGTAGTCATTCATGCCAGCTTCAAGGCATCTGACCCTATCCTCTTTCATCGCATTAGCCGTCATTGCCACAATTACAATATTTGACTGCGGACGATCTAGTTGACGGATTTGACGTGTAGTTTCGTACCCATCTAACTCTGGCATTTGGCAGTCCATCAAAATCAAGTCATAATTAATGCGATCGAGTGCTGCTAATACCTCTTGCCCATTGGCCGCGATATCAGCTTTGTAGCCTAGATTTCTCAACTGATTGATGGCAACTTTTTGATTAGTTAAGCTGTCTTCAGCCAGCAAAATTTTAAGGTTGGATATGTTTCTAGTCGTTTGGGGCGATCGCGCCACAGGCTTTACCCGATCTTCCGTGACAAGTGCTGCGGAGTCTGAAAGTAAGTGCTTCAGGCAATCTTGCAGGCGCGATCGTTTGACAGGTTTCAGGAGATAGGCGGAGAAACCAAGCTTCCGCCAATGTTCGATCGCTCCTCTCTGTTGTAGCGAAGCCATCATTACGAGTTCGATCGACTGTAACTGTGGGTCAGATTTAATTTGAGCGCTTAGCGTTTCGCCATCCATATCGGGCATATGCATGTCGAGGATAGCAAGATCGTAGGGATGACCTGAATCCGCTGCTTCGCGCAGGCGAGCAAAAGCTTCAGAGACATTATTGGCGATATCCACTTGCATTTGCCAATTTGATAGCTGATAGTGCAAAATCTGACAGTTGGTGTGACTGTCATCCACCACCAGAACTCTCTTATCTTTGAGTTCTACTTCACTAAGTTTGGGATCGCCTAAATCTTGCTGAACTGGTTGCTTGCCCAATGGAACAGCAAACCAGAACCTTGAACCTTGACCTAAAGCGCTCTCAATTCCGATCTGTCCGCCCATCAGTTCGACTATCTGCTTGCAGATGGCTAACCCCAGGCCAGTGCCGCCATACTTGCGGGTCGTAGAAGCATCCACCTGGATAAATGGCTGAAACAACTTTTGTTGGGCAACGGGCGAAATCCCAATGCCAGTATCCTGCACAGAGAACTCAACTATGGCAACATCCGCCGCCTCTGTCTGTAATTTGGCGCTAATTACCACCTCACCCGCAGCAGTAAATTTGATAGCATTGCTAACCAGATTAACAATCACCTGACGCAGTCTGCCAATATCCCCCCTAACTCCCAATGGCACCTCGTGATAAATTATCGTATGTAATTCTAAGCCCTTAGCTTGAGCCGTATTAGCCAGCATATCCGCGACTTCGTCAATGCAGGCGTTCAAGTCAAAATCAAGTACGTCCAATTCCATCTCGCCTGCTTCGAGCTTGGAGAAGTCAAGAATCTCATTGATTAGAGTTAAGAGATTCTCTCCGCTACCTCTAATCGTTTCTGCAAAGTCACGTTGTTCTGAGTTAAGAGCTGTATCCAGGAGTAACCCAGTCATCCCCAGGACTGCATTCATAGGAGTGCGGATTTCATGGCTCATGGTAGCAAGGAAAGCGCTTTTCATCTTTGTTGCCGCTTCGGCCTCACGGCGTGCCTGTTCTAACTCCATGTTTTGCCGCGCTAGTTGCTGGCGACGTTGGATTTCCTGCTCCAGCAGGCTAGCTTGATCGAGTGCAATGCTAACCTGGGTAGCCAGTTGACTGAGAATATCGATCTCAAAGCTACGCCAGTGACGCGGGTTAGAACATTGATGCACGATCAGTAACCCCCACAAAACATCACCTTCTAAAATTGGCACGACCAAATAAGCCTTTACCTGAAAGCGATCGAGCAGGTCTCGATAGCAGGGAGAAAGGTTAGTTTGCGCAACATCATCGATCGCTACTTTTTTCCCCCGTTGATATTTTTGCCAGGCTCCCTCATGAAAGCAAGTATCTTTAACATTTGCTTCTAACGCAGATGTCAGGCCACTGCCAACAGATTCCACGACCGCTCGACCATTCCATTCGGAATCGAATTGATAGACAAGTACGCGATCTGCTTGCAGGAATCGGCGTACCTCTGTCACCGTAGTGTTCAGGATCTCTGGAATGTCAAGGGATTGACGAATGCGCAGCGTAATCGCGGACAATAATACAGATCTCCAGTTTTGCATCCGCATTTCGTTCTCAGCTTGCTTGCGTTCTCTGATATCGCGTACGACCGTGGCCATACAGATTGGTTCTTTAGTTTTCGGATCTTCTACCAGAAAAGCAGTTTGCTGCACGTCGATCGATTCACCAGTTTTAAAGTGCTGGATCTGCATTTCACCTTCCCAAAATCCTTTTCGCCTGATTGCAGGTAAAACCTGTTCGACAAACTTTTCTTGCATATTTCTAGGCAGGTAGGCTGCAATTTCTGTGGGAATCTCAGTTGTATTATCCAATCCTACTAAATTACATCCTGCCGTATTCAGGAAAGTCACTTCCCCATCCAGAGATGCCATGGAAATAAAGTCTTTGCTATTTTGAATGAGAGAGACAAATTTCTGCCGCTCTGATTCAGCTAATACGCGTTGAGTGATGTCATAGAGCGTACCAGATACGCCAGTGACAGTCTCATTTTCATCCCAGGTTAGGCGCACTTGAACTTCAAACCAGCGAATTTCCCCAGTTTGAGCTAGGAAGCGAATTTGATGGCGGAATTCGTATCCTTCTTGTTCGACAAAGGATTTAAAGCAAGCGAAAACAATAGGACGATCTTCAGGATGGATGTAGTTAAAGA comes from Pseudanabaena sp. PCC 6802 and encodes:
- a CDS encoding PAS domain S-box protein translates to MTSAPKPNNESERLASLLRCRILDTAPEDGFDDITKLAASICQTPIALVSLIDRDRQWFKSRVGLEATEMPRDIAFCAHAILESDVFIIPDTWQDRRFANNPLVTGNPHIRFYAGVPLVTSDSHALGTLCVIDRVPRELTPEQINSLKLLAHQIAYRLAQRRDLSELDRTALKREYSPQKNSRFLAKIAVGIGLATSVFAAVSFFAYRNLVDLADTSLKFQNKHKTLEQIDSVLQNLREADLLRHRYVLDGREDLLHDYKQLVAKIRQTTQALEQNTAAIAQQKGAIGNLTRLISELDAEIQNLVVLKQTRGLEAARQKLAIYDLRSSAVFMRQQIAQTYAAEERELIAWESSIVKENNEAVIKSLAGLILEFGILVGVFYLTYKEVIKRQATENHLEQERDFTATVLDAAASLVVVLDLKGRIVRFNRNCELTTGYTFAQVRHKYFWDVLLLPEEADSVKVVFSNLKPGDFPNSYETYWVTNKGDRRLIAWSNAVLLDRDGAIEYIIGTGQDITERRHSEKALKLSERKYRSVVDSVKEVIFQTDLEGNWTFLNPAWTEILGFSLIETLGNKLFNYIHPEDRPIVFACFKSFVEQEGYEFRHQIRFLAQTGEIRWFEVQVRLTWDENETVTGVSGTLYDITQRVLAESERQKFVSLIQNSKDFISMASLDGEVTFLNTAGCNLVGLDNTTEIPTEIAAYLPRNMQEKFVEQVLPAIRRKGFWEGEMQIQHFKTGESIDVQQTAFLVEDPKTKEPICMATVVRDIRERKQAENEMRMQNWRSVLLSAITLRIRQSLDIPEILNTTVTEVRRFLQADRVLVYQFDSEWNGRAVVESVGSGLTSALEANVKDTCFHEGAWQKYQRGKKVAIDDVAQTNLSPCYRDLLDRFQVKAYLVVPILEGDVLWGLLIVHQCSNPRHWRSFEIDILSQLATQVSIALDQASLLEQEIQRRQQLARQNMELEQARREAEAATKMKSAFLATMSHEIRTPMNAVLGMTGLLLDTALNSEQRDFAETIRGSGENLLTLINEILDFSKLEAGEMELDVLDFDLNACIDEVADMLANTAQAKGLELHTIIYHEVPLGVRGDIGRLRQVIVNLVSNAIKFTAAGEVVISAKLQTEAADVAIVEFSVQDTGIGISPVAQQKLFQPFIQVDASTTRKYGGTGLGLAICKQIVELMGGQIGIESALGQGSRFWFAVPLGKQPVQQDLGDPKLSEVELKDKRVLVVDDSHTNCQILHYQLSNWQMQVDIANNVSEAFARLREAADSGHPYDLAILDMHMPDMDGETLSAQIKSDPQLQSIELVMMASLQQRGAIEHWRKLGFSAYLLKPVKRSRLQDCLKHLLSDSAALVTEDRVKPVARSPQTTRNISNLKILLAEDSLTNQKVAINQLRNLGYKADIAANGQEVLAALDRINYDLILMDCQMPELDGYETTRQIRQLDRPQSNIVIVAMTANAMKEDRVRCLEAGMNDYLSKPIRKEELAAKLAEWETTILSGNISDGANGIEIEEHIEEPVLVALAQEGVPVDRAQITIDRNYLDLVSGSNEEFQKELLQAFVETIPLHFEALKAAIAANDYTKIEQEAHLIKGSSASLGIASMKIPAESLEQQARQQALDNPDALLTKLEESLNYVQAFVGEGCNFAQIP